Genomic DNA from Oligoflexus sp.:
AGATTTATATGCTGACGGCTGTTGAAGGCAGTATCACGGTCAAGGATGTGACCGATCCTGCGAATCCCAAAGATGTGGAAGACTTTGAATACTCGCCCTGTGATCTTAAGGATTTTAATTACTGAGCGAGGACGGGATCGAGTCCTCAGTGAACTGGTTGTCAGGGGAGCGAGGGCTAAGAACCCCCGCTCTTTTTTCTTCAGTGCGTGTGTTTCAGAAAGTGAAGCATGAAGGAATAGGCATCCAGATTCTGATCAATTTGCTGCGCAACGGAACTGCCCATGCCATGACCCGCATCAAAGCGCGTATAAAGCAGCGCCGGAGCGCCGGACGCGGAGGCCGCCTGCAGACGGGCCACCATCTTCCGGGAATGCCAGGGTGCGACGCGCATGTCGGTGGCTCCGACCTGCATCAGCATCGGAGGATAGTTCGTGCCATCCTTCAGGCGATGATAGGGCGAGTACGCGTACATCGCTTCGAACTGCTGCTTATCGGCAATGGTGCCATATTCCGTGGAATTGAAGGCGCCATTGGGTTCGCTTTCAATGCGAATCATATCGAAGTAACCCACCGAAGCCACCGCAGCCCCGAAGAGTTCAGGACGCTGGGTGATCGCAGCTCCCATCAAAAGGCCGCCGTTGGAACCGCCGATGATCGCGAGTTTTTTCGGAAGGACATAGTTCTTCGCCACCAGGTGCTCAGCGGCGGCGATGAAGTCATCAAACACATTTTGTTTTTTGGTCAGATATCCCTGCCGATGCCAGGCCTCGCCGAACTCACTGCCGCCGCGCAGGTTGGCGATCGCATAGCCGACGCCGGACTGAAGAAGGACCGCGCGCGAACCCAAAAACGAGGGTTCGATGCTGATGCTGAATCCACCGTAACCATTCAGCACGAAGGGAATAGGCGTGCCGGGTTTGGCACCTTTGGGCAGAATGATATTCACTGGAATCAGCGTGCCATCCTTTGACTTTGCCATCTCGCGAATGACAGTCACACCGGAAAGGTCCACGGGACTTTTTTCCTGCAGCGCTGTTTTCACCGTCGCTCCGCTTTGCGGCGAGAAGCGGTAGTAGGCTGTCGGCTCCAGATAGGATCTCTGCGCGAACAGGATATCACCGTTATCAAGCCCGACCACGTTGCTGACGCCCGAGACCGGCGCAGCCTTGGGTCCTTTTTTGCTTTTGCCGTTCAGATCAAAGGTCCGGATCTCGGAAGGCCCACCCAGCTGATAGGAAACATAGAGCGTCCCCTTGTGCACGGCAAAGCCCTCACCGCTCGTGATGTCGGTGATGATCGCTTCCTTGCCCTCGGGGATCACGACCTTGGCCTTGGCGAGGTTCACATCCTTAAGGCTCACGTTCATGACCTTGCCAAAGGGCGCGTCTTTCAGCGAGATGAAATAGAGATCACCGCGCTCGCCAAAGAAAAATTGCGCGATGTGATCGGGATAGTCGGCGATCATCTTCCATTGGCCATCCAGGCCTCTTAGAAAATGCTGAAATTCCCCGCCATCACCTTTCTGGACGGCAGCCAGCGCATAACCCGAGGGATGCACGTCGACGAAGAACATGGCGATGCGTGAAAAGTCCTTGCCCAGCTCAAAGCGATCCTTTTCCGTCGGTGTCCCCAGCTTGTGATAATAAAGCTGGGTATAAAACATCTTGTCCTGGGCGGGACGTTCGTCGCCGCGCGGATAACGCGTGTAATAGAAACCGCTGCTGTCCGGTGCCCAGGCGAGGTCGCCGCCGGCCGTGCCACCGTTCACACCGGGAACGGTTTCAAAAACCCGCTTGCCCGTCGCGATTTCAAAGACGGAGACATCACCGGATTCGCTGCCGTCCACCGACAAGGACGCGGCCACATATTTCGCATCGGGCGAGATTTCATACCAATCGATCGCCACCTTGCCTTTGGGTTCGATGGCATCCGGATCTATCACGATGCGTTCCTGGGCCGTTTGATCCGGCGAGGGCAGAGTCACGAGAAAGCGGCGCTGCTTCGGCGGCTGCTGCTTGAGCGCAAAGATCTGGCCTTTCACCGCCTTGAGATCGCGATAGCTGACCGAGGTGCTGCCCAATATTTCATTGAGTTGCTGGCGGATTTTATCGCGGCCTTCGAGGCCATCGAGATAGGAGCGGGCATACTCATTCTGCTGCTTGATGAATTCCTGAACGTCCTTGCTATCATTCGATTCCAGCCAGCGGTAAGGGTCGGTGACCTGGACGCCGTGATGCTCATCGACCACGGGTTTCACCAGAGTGGCTGGCGGGGGACCGAGTTTGGTCGCGGTTTTTTCCGCGGAGGTGTTCGCGGGCGGAACGGATGTGCAGCCAAAGATAAGAAAAAAGGCGGTCGAATAGGACAGCCATCGGGCAGGGGCGTGCATGAGAACTCCTTATGGGCAGATAACGAAGACCTGAATGCAGCAGGCCAGCTGCTGCTTTAGCACCTGGAAGGGGTGGTCATCAAGAAGAAGCCGCAGCCGTCGCGGCCCGAAGTGGAAGTTCGAAGAGCATGGTGTCGCGAGGGCCATCCCGCAGCATCATGTGCTCATGAATAAGGCCCATGGATTTAAAGCCGCATTTGCGCAGAACGCCCTGCGACGCCTTGTTACGACGATCACAGGAGGCCGTCAGACGAGTCAGGGGCATCCGTTCTTCGACATGGGCGATCAGTCTTTGCGCGGCTTCAGTCGCATAGCCCTGCCCCCACACATCGCGAGCCAGGGAAAAACCAAAGGCCGCATAGGGCAGCTGCTCATCCACTTCCAAGGAAACGGCGCCCAGCATGCGGGGATCGCTTTTTTTTCGAATGGCAAGGACGATGTAGCGCCGTGGATTGTCGTCCTGCCAATCCAGGACCTGCTGAACGAAGTCCTGAGTCTCTTTGAGAGTATTGGGCCCCCAATTCTGATAGCGCACCACATCAGGATCAGACGCGTAACGATGAATGGCCGTGACATCGTCTTTGGTGACTTCATCCAGAATCAGACGCTGACTTTCCAAATGGATGGGCATGCTGCGACTCTTTCTTCCAGTTCGTTTCATGATCCGCATGGTAGGGCATCAGTTTCAGGCAAACAATTACATTTTGCGCCGGCTGCATAATTGTCTGTAGACGGGCCGAACCGTGGGGAAGCCGGCCGTTTCGCAATGCGTATGATCATGGCAACGCATTCGGCGGCCTGCATTCCCGCAGCTTTTTTCAAGAGTTTCTGCAGTTTCCAGGTGATCCTGACATCCAAGTAATCTAGTATGGAAAGAGTACAATCCAGCAAAAGGCTCGCCGTGTTGCGGGCATTCGCCAGGGGGACCCTTGCATGGCCCGACCAAAGCAGCGCATGTTTTCGGCGCCGGACCTACTACCACCAGGGCTTCGCACCTGTTTTCTGGTCGTGGATATCGGCTTTATCCTCTATTGGGTCCTGGTGGCCTTCGAGCATATTCCGCGCGCGTGGTTATTCAAGAACCACGATGAACCCCTGCTCATGGATTGGAGCCGGTCCTTTCTGGTCCTTTATGCTTTGATTGCCTTCACGGGTCTTCTGACCCTTTACCTGGCCGCCCGCCGCTCGGGCAAGGCCCTGCCCATGGCGCTTTTATCGCTGGCTTTCTCATTCTGCGCGGGCCTTCAGGCACTCAGCTTCTGGACCCTGCGCAGCGATTTTTCCTGGATCTGGTGGCTGCCGAATCTCTTTCTTTTGCTTTATCCGCTGCCTTTTCTGCTCTTCATCGTGAGGCGCAGCGGCCGCTGAGTTCAATCGCGCAGCAGGATGGTTCCATCACGACCCAGCGCGAAGACGTCGCCGCCCGCTGTCACCTGCAGGGCTTCGGGCAGACCGATAACACCATACAAATGACTCCATAGTCTTTGGCCATCAGCCGCGTATTTTAAAATTAAATAACGATCGGCGGTTCCCGCCCATCCTGATTTCACATAACTCGAAGCCAGCACATACGCATAACCTCCAGCATCTGTCGCAATATCCACGGCGCGATCCTGGTAAGGTCCCTGATAAAGATCGAGAGTTTGCAGCTGCCCGTTCTCTGTGAGGTGCAGCACGCGGAGATCCCAGCCTGCGGTCTGATCCGTGACGCGGGTGCCGGTTAACCAAATCGAATGATCCGCGGCCAAGGTCAGCGCAGAGCCGCCCTGATCGAACTGCCAGAGTTCCCGACCATCCGCATCGAAGCGCATTGTTTTGCCGAGCGGCGCACGCATGTGGGTCGCCGTCACGGTTCCATCCGCCGCGCTTACGATCGCTGTGGTGGGAACATCATGCTTCCAAAGCAGAGCGCCATCGGCTGCGACACGAAAGAGCTGAGAAAAACCGCCTATGTAAAGGCTCTGATCAGGTCCCGAGGCGCCGCTGCGCCGGTCGAAGCCTAGACCATCATCACCACCGCTGTCATACCGAAAGGAAGCCTCCACCTCGCCCGCCGTGCTGTAACGCAGCGCGAGGATGTCGGCATCCCGCGCATCATTCACACCGAGCCACCAAAATCCCGCGTTCGCCAAGGCCACGAGGGTATTGCTGACGAAATGCGGCTCCTCCTTTTGCCAAAGCGGATCGAGCGTGAGCGGATCCAGGGCGACGAGCAGCGAATCGGTGCCGTCCGCTTTTTGCATGCTGAGGCTGAGATAAAGAATTCCCTCGTGCCACAGAAGATCGCGCGGCAGCCAGCTTTCACCCTGGGCAGCGGGAAATACACGACTGATCGCCAAACGTCCACCCAGGTCATAGCTGTTCACGAGTATGGCCTCGCCATAGGATTCCTGGCAGGTCACGTAACTCT
This window encodes:
- a CDS encoding PQQ-binding-like beta-propeller repeat protein; protein product: MKALWLLGFALSWTALGAARVEWNAPLGDCQPVDLALAPSGQSYVTCQESYGEAILVNSYDLGGRLAISRVFPAAQGESWLPRDLLWHEGILYLSLSMQKADGTDSLLVALDPLTLDPLWQKEEPHFVSNTLVALANAGFWWLGVNDARDADILALRYSTAGEVEASFRYDSGGDDGLGFDRRSGASGPDQSLYIGGFSQLFRVAADGALLWKHDVPTTAIVSAADGTVTATHMRAPLGKTMRFDADGRELWQFDQGGSALTLAADHSIWLTGTRVTDQTAGWDLRVLHLTENGQLQTLDLYQGPYQDRAVDIATDAGGYAYVLASSYVKSGWAGTADRYLILKYAADGQRLWSHLYGVIGLPEALQVTAGGDVFALGRDGTILLRD
- a CDS encoding prolyl oligopeptidase family serine peptidase; this encodes MHAPARWLSYSTAFFLIFGCTSVPPANTSAEKTATKLGPPPATLVKPVVDEHHGVQVTDPYRWLESNDSKDVQEFIKQQNEYARSYLDGLEGRDKIRQQLNEILGSTSVSYRDLKAVKGQIFALKQQPPKQRRFLVTLPSPDQTAQERIVIDPDAIEPKGKVAIDWYEISPDAKYVAASLSVDGSESGDVSVFEIATGKRVFETVPGVNGGTAGGDLAWAPDSSGFYYTRYPRGDERPAQDKMFYTQLYYHKLGTPTEKDRFELGKDFSRIAMFFVDVHPSGYALAAVQKGDGGEFQHFLRGLDGQWKMIADYPDHIAQFFFGERGDLYFISLKDAPFGKVMNVSLKDVNLAKAKVVIPEGKEAIITDITSGEGFAVHKGTLYVSYQLGGPSEIRTFDLNGKSKKGPKAAPVSGVSNVVGLDNGDILFAQRSYLEPTAYYRFSPQSGATVKTALQEKSPVDLSGVTVIREMAKSKDGTLIPVNIILPKGAKPGTPIPFVLNGYGGFSISIEPSFLGSRAVLLQSGVGYAIANLRGGSEFGEAWHRQGYLTKKQNVFDDFIAAAEHLVAKNYVLPKKLAIIGGSNGGLLMGAAITQRPELFGAAVASVGYFDMIRIESEPNGAFNSTEYGTIADKQQFEAMYAYSPYHRLKDGTNYPPMLMQVGATDMRVAPWHSRKMVARLQAASASGAPALLYTRFDAGHGMGSSVAQQIDQNLDAYSFMLHFLKHTH
- a CDS encoding DUF5360 family protein, with product MARPKQRMFSAPDLLPPGLRTCFLVVDIGFILYWVLVAFEHIPRAWLFKNHDEPLLMDWSRSFLVLYALIAFTGLLTLYLAARRSGKALPMALLSLAFSFCAGLQALSFWTLRSDFSWIWWLPNLFLLLYPLPFLLFIVRRSGR
- a CDS encoding GNAT family N-acetyltransferase; translation: MPIHLESQRLILDEVTKDDVTAIHRYASDPDVVRYQNWGPNTLKETQDFVQQVLDWQDDNPRRYIVLAIRKKSDPRMLGAVSLEVDEQLPYAAFGFSLARDVWGQGYATEAAQRLIAHVEERMPLTRLTASCDRRNKASQGVLRKCGFKSMGLIHEHMMLRDGPRDTMLFELPLRAATAAASS